The following are encoded together in the Glycine soja cultivar W05 chromosome 5, ASM419377v2, whole genome shotgun sequence genome:
- the LOC114412283 gene encoding cytochrome c1-2, heme protein, mitochondrial isoform X2 — protein MAGGVIRQLFRRKLQSHSPNSSFKSFIITKKDGADSIGNNSLRVLALVGAGVSGFLGFATTAFADEAEHGLACPSYPWPHKGILSSYDHASIRRGHQVYQEVCASCHSMSLISYRDLVGVAYTEEEVKAMAAEIEVVDGPNDEGEMFTRPGKLSDRFPQPYANEAAARFANGGAYPPDLSLVTKARHNGQNYVFALLTGYRDPPAGVSIREGLHYNPYFPGGAIAMPKMLNDGAVEYEDGTPATESQMGKDIVSFLTWAAEPEMEERKLMGFKWIFVLSLALLQAAYYRRLRWSVLKSRKLVLDVVN, from the exons AATTCTTCTTTTAAGTCATTCATTATCACAAAGAAAGATGGTGCTGACTCTATTGGCAACAACTCCTTAAGAGTGCTTGCATTAGTTGGAGCTGGTGTCTCAGGGTTTCTAGGTTTTGCAACAACAGCATTTGCTGATGAAGCTGAGCATGGCCTGGCATGTCCTAGCTATCCATGGCCTCATAAGGGCATCCTTAGTTCATATGATCATGCTTC GATTCGTCGTGGTCATCAAGTTTATCAAGAAGTCTGTGCTTCTTGTCATTCTATGTCTTTGATATCATACCGTGATTTGGTTGGTGTTGCTTATACAGAAGAAGAGGTAAAGGCTATGGCAGCTGAGATTGAGGTGGTTGATGGCCCTAATGATGAGGGTGAGATGTTTACACGCCCTGGTAAACTCAGTGATCGCTTTCCCCAGCCATATGCAAATGAAGCAGCAGCTAGGTTTGCTAATGGAGGAGCCTATCCTCCAGATCTAAGTCTTGTTACCAAA GCTCGTCACAATGGTCAGAACTATGTGTTTGCACTTCTAACTGGTTATCGTGACCCTCCTGCTGGTGTTTCG ATTAGAGAAGGACTGCACTATAATCCTTATTTTCCTGGCGGGGCTATTGCTATGCCTAAAATGCTTAATGATGGTGCTGTTGAATATGAAGATGGTACCCCTGCTACAGAATCTCAg ATGGGTAAAGACATTGTATCATTCCTGACTTGGGCTGCGGAACCTGAGATGGAAGAGAGAAAACTG ATGGGATTCAAATGGATATTTGTTCTATCACTGGCATTACTTCAAGCTGCCTATTACCGTCGGCTTAGGTGGTCCGTTCTAAAGTCTCGCAAGCTGGTTCTTGATGTTGTCAACTAG
- the LOC114412283 gene encoding cytochrome c1-2, heme protein, mitochondrial isoform X1, whose product MAGGVIRQLFRRKLQSHSPQNSSFKSFIITKKDGADSIGNNSLRVLALVGAGVSGFLGFATTAFADEAEHGLACPSYPWPHKGILSSYDHASIRRGHQVYQEVCASCHSMSLISYRDLVGVAYTEEEVKAMAAEIEVVDGPNDEGEMFTRPGKLSDRFPQPYANEAAARFANGGAYPPDLSLVTKARHNGQNYVFALLTGYRDPPAGVSIREGLHYNPYFPGGAIAMPKMLNDGAVEYEDGTPATESQMGKDIVSFLTWAAEPEMEERKLMGFKWIFVLSLALLQAAYYRRLRWSVLKSRKLVLDVVN is encoded by the exons CAGAATTCTTCTTTTAAGTCATTCATTATCACAAAGAAAGATGGTGCTGACTCTATTGGCAACAACTCCTTAAGAGTGCTTGCATTAGTTGGAGCTGGTGTCTCAGGGTTTCTAGGTTTTGCAACAACAGCATTTGCTGATGAAGCTGAGCATGGCCTGGCATGTCCTAGCTATCCATGGCCTCATAAGGGCATCCTTAGTTCATATGATCATGCTTC GATTCGTCGTGGTCATCAAGTTTATCAAGAAGTCTGTGCTTCTTGTCATTCTATGTCTTTGATATCATACCGTGATTTGGTTGGTGTTGCTTATACAGAAGAAGAGGTAAAGGCTATGGCAGCTGAGATTGAGGTGGTTGATGGCCCTAATGATGAGGGTGAGATGTTTACACGCCCTGGTAAACTCAGTGATCGCTTTCCCCAGCCATATGCAAATGAAGCAGCAGCTAGGTTTGCTAATGGAGGAGCCTATCCTCCAGATCTAAGTCTTGTTACCAAA GCTCGTCACAATGGTCAGAACTATGTGTTTGCACTTCTAACTGGTTATCGTGACCCTCCTGCTGGTGTTTCG ATTAGAGAAGGACTGCACTATAATCCTTATTTTCCTGGCGGGGCTATTGCTATGCCTAAAATGCTTAATGATGGTGCTGTTGAATATGAAGATGGTACCCCTGCTACAGAATCTCAg ATGGGTAAAGACATTGTATCATTCCTGACTTGGGCTGCGGAACCTGAGATGGAAGAGAGAAAACTG ATGGGATTCAAATGGATATTTGTTCTATCACTGGCATTACTTCAAGCTGCCTATTACCGTCGGCTTAGGTGGTCCGTTCTAAAGTCTCGCAAGCTGGTTCTTGATGTTGTCAACTAG